One genomic window of Candidatus Methylomirabilota bacterium includes the following:
- a CDS encoding adenylate/guanylate cyclase domain-containing protein, whose amino-acid sequence MTEIDRSSKSPAEAQRRQLTVMFCDLVGSTELAARLDPEVLRDVVRSYQQVCDAVIGQLHGNVAQYLGDGLLVYFGYPVASEHDPRRAVRAGLGIIDAMATLNARLQRERGITLAVRVGIHTGPVVIGEIGGAGRREELALGETPNVAARLQAIAEADTVVISAATHRLLRGSVMATDLGAQVLKGLPVPLRAYRVHGDGGAADSLEGSAAGTLTPLVGRDQEVGLLLDRWEHVKDGRGHVVLLSGEPGIGKSRLVRVLKDHIAAERHLRWESRCSPYHQDSALYPLIDLFERSLRFDRDDAPAERFGKIEAGLVRYGLAQPEVVSLWAAFLSVAVPEQHPPLSLTPQRQKEKTFEAIVALLLALAAEQPVLFIVEDLHWADPSTRELVDFVVGQVPAASILLLMTSRPEFRPPWANRSHFTYLTVNRVTRQQTELMVERMAGGKTLPAEVLQQVVAKTDGVPLFVEELTRMVLESDWLREQDDRYELSNALPPLAIPSTLQDSLMARLDRLATVKEVAQVGAAIGRSFHYELLRATASIDDTTLQRALAKLGESDLLHQRGVPPNATYIFKHALIQDTAYQSMLMSRRQQLHTRIADTLVERFPETTGTQPELVAHHYTEAGLADQAIAYWQQAGQRAVERSANVESIGHFTKGLNLLAKLPDTRGRLQRELTLRTALGPALMSTKGLGAREVEENYTRALTLCRQGGERSELFAVLRGLWEYHELRGDLKTALELGEELLRLAQTAGDPVLRLVAHDVLGDTLYWCGDFTRSLEHLEQGIELYRPDEHRTLAHQHAGYDPGVACRGFSAYALWYLGYPDRAARRAEEAIALADDLSQTVSMILAVWFGALVHHLRREGPRARALAETAIALSTEQAAVNFLGNGLVEHGWAIAQEGRTDEGATVIIRGMDVCRSAGAVLEQPHGWASLAETYRGAGLIDQALEAVSKGLARARETSARFNEAELFRLKGELLLARDGPDADDAERCFREAVDIARRQSAKSLELRAAMSLSRLLRRRGNREEARRPLAEVYGWFTEGFDTADLKDARALLDALATD is encoded by the coding sequence GTGACCGAGATCGACCGCTCCTCGAAGAGTCCTGCAGAGGCGCAACGCCGGCAACTGACCGTGATGTTCTGCGACCTCGTCGGATCGACAGAGCTGGCCGCCCGGCTCGATCCCGAGGTGCTCCGCGACGTCGTGCGTTCCTACCAGCAGGTATGTGATGCCGTGATCGGCCAGCTTCACGGCAATGTCGCGCAGTATCTTGGTGACGGTCTGCTCGTGTATTTCGGGTATCCGGTCGCCAGCGAGCACGACCCTCGGCGCGCCGTACGCGCCGGCCTCGGTATCATCGACGCGATGGCGACGCTGAATGCGCGCCTGCAGCGCGAGAGAGGGATCACCCTTGCCGTCCGGGTCGGCATTCACACGGGGCCGGTGGTAATCGGAGAAATCGGGGGAGCGGGCCGCCGCGAAGAGCTGGCGCTTGGTGAAACGCCGAACGTCGCGGCGCGCCTCCAGGCGATCGCAGAGGCCGATACCGTCGTGATCAGCGCCGCGACGCATCGACTCCTGCGGGGATCGGTCATGGCGACTGACCTCGGCGCGCAGGTTCTCAAGGGGCTGCCGGTACCGCTGCGCGCGTACCGGGTCCATGGTGACGGCGGGGCGGCGGATTCGCTGGAAGGTTCGGCGGCGGGGACGCTCACGCCGCTGGTGGGGCGCGATCAGGAAGTCGGCCTGCTCCTCGATCGCTGGGAGCACGTCAAGGATGGACGCGGCCACGTGGTGTTGCTCAGTGGCGAGCCCGGGATCGGCAAATCACGGCTGGTTCGGGTCTTGAAGGATCACATTGCGGCGGAGCGGCACCTCAGGTGGGAATCTCGCTGCTCTCCCTACCATCAAGATAGCGCCCTCTATCCGCTCATCGACCTCTTCGAGCGCTCGCTCCGGTTCGATCGAGACGACGCGCCCGCCGAGCGGTTCGGGAAGATCGAAGCGGGACTCGTCCGCTATGGGCTGGCCCAGCCCGAGGTGGTGTCGCTCTGGGCCGCGTTCCTGTCCGTTGCCGTTCCCGAGCAACACCCGCCCTTGAGTCTCACGCCTCAACGCCAGAAGGAGAAGACGTTCGAGGCCATCGTCGCCCTGCTCTTGGCGCTCGCCGCCGAGCAACCGGTCCTCTTCATCGTCGAAGATCTTCACTGGGCCGACCCGTCCACGCGCGAGCTCGTCGATTTCGTCGTCGGTCAGGTGCCGGCCGCATCGATCTTGTTGCTCATGACGTCGCGGCCGGAATTTCGACCGCCGTGGGCCAATCGCAGCCACTTTACGTACCTCACGGTCAACCGAGTGACGCGACAGCAGACCGAGTTGATGGTCGAGCGAATGGCGGGCGGAAAGACCCTGCCCGCCGAAGTCCTGCAGCAGGTCGTGGCAAAAACCGACGGCGTTCCCTTGTTCGTGGAAGAACTCACGAGAATGGTGCTCGAATCCGATTGGCTTCGGGAGCAGGATGACCGCTACGAGCTCAGCAACGCCCTTCCTCCGTTGGCGATTCCCTCGACGCTCCAGGACTCGCTCATGGCCCGGCTCGATCGACTGGCCACGGTCAAGGAGGTGGCGCAAGTCGGCGCGGCGATCGGACGCAGCTTTCATTACGAGCTGCTGCGCGCCACCGCGTCCATCGACGACACGACGTTGCAACGGGCGCTGGCCAAGCTCGGCGAGTCCGACCTGCTTCATCAGCGCGGCGTGCCCCCCAATGCCACGTACATCTTCAAGCACGCGCTGATCCAGGACACCGCCTACCAGTCGATGCTCATGAGCCGGAGGCAGCAGCTCCACACGAGAATTGCCGACACCCTCGTCGAACGATTCCCGGAGACGACGGGAACGCAACCGGAGCTCGTCGCCCACCACTACACGGAAGCCGGTCTGGCCGACCAGGCGATCGCCTACTGGCAGCAAGCGGGTCAACGCGCGGTCGAACGTTCAGCGAACGTCGAAAGCATCGGGCATTTCACGAAGGGGCTGAACCTCCTCGCGAAGCTGCCCGACACTCGCGGCCGGCTCCAGCGCGAACTCACCCTGCGGACAGCCCTGGGGCCGGCCTTGATGTCCACGAAGGGTCTCGGAGCGCGCGAAGTGGAGGAGAACTACACGCGAGCGCTGACTCTGTGCCGGCAGGGGGGCGAGCGGTCAGAGCTCTTCGCCGTGCTGAGAGGCCTCTGGGAATACCACGAGCTCCGTGGCGATCTGAAGACCGCACTGGAACTGGGCGAAGAGCTGCTCCGACTGGCTCAGACGGCCGGCGACCCGGTGTTGCGGCTGGTCGCCCACGACGTCCTCGGCGACACGCTGTACTGGTGCGGCGACTTCACTCGCTCCCTGGAGCATCTGGAGCAGGGCATCGAGCTGTATCGCCCGGACGAGCATCGCACTCTCGCCCACCAGCATGCCGGCTATGACCCCGGTGTCGCATGCCGGGGTTTCTCAGCATATGCGCTGTGGTACCTGGGCTATCCCGACCGAGCCGCTCGGCGTGCCGAGGAGGCCATCGCGCTCGCGGATGACCTGTCCCAGACGGTCAGCATGATCCTGGCTGTCTGGTTCGGCGCCCTGGTACATCATCTTCGTCGAGAGGGCCCTCGTGCCAGGGCCCTCGCCGAGACCGCCATTGCCTTGTCGACGGAACAGGCGGCCGTCAATTTTCTCGGCAATGGCCTGGTCGAGCACGGCTGGGCGATCGCGCAGGAAGGCCGAACGGACGAAGGCGCCACGGTCATCATCCGCGGAATGGACGTTTGTCGGAGCGCGGGGGCCGTGCTCGAACAGCCACACGGTTGGGCGTCACTCGCCGAAACGTATCGCGGCGCTGGCCTCATCGACCAGGCGCTGGAGGCGGTCAGCAAAGGCCTGGCGCGCGCGCGAGAGACGTCGGCCCGCTTCAACGAGGCCGAGCTGTTCCGGCTCAAAGGGGAATTGCTCCTGGCCCGCGACGGTCCCGACGCAGACGACGCGGAACGCTGCTTCCGGGAGGCCGTCGACATCGCTCGGCGGCAGAGCGCGAAGTCGCTGGAGCTGCGAGCAGCGATGAGCTTGAGCCGCCTGCTCCGACGACGGGGCAACCGCGAGGAGGCCCGACGCCCTTTGGCGGAGGTCTACGGCTGGTTCACCGAAGGATTCGATACCGCCGACCTGAAGGATGCGCGGGCGTTGCTCGACGCGTTGGCGACAGACTGA
- a CDS encoding ABC transporter ATP-binding protein, with protein MTKRFGGVEALAGCTLSVGEGSITGLIGPNGAGKTTLFNVISGLTPADGGQIRLGTDRLDGLPAHAIARRGVGRTFQIPRPLGRMTVLENVLVYAHDQPGERLARVFTAPKRVRAEENHARERAHALLESVELAHLAAARAETLSGGQKKLLELARALMSDPRIILLDEPGAGVNPTLMRSLVEAIQALRAAGRTFLLIEHDMDLVTELCDPVIVMAQGRKLMEAPFAEVRHDARVLEAYLGTAR; from the coding sequence ATCACCAAGCGCTTCGGCGGCGTCGAGGCGCTCGCCGGGTGCACCCTCTCCGTTGGCGAAGGTTCCATCACGGGTCTCATCGGGCCGAACGGCGCGGGCAAGACAACGCTCTTCAACGTGATCAGCGGCCTCACCCCGGCCGACGGCGGCCAGATCCGTCTGGGCACCGATCGTCTCGACGGGCTTCCCGCGCACGCCATCGCCCGGCGAGGCGTCGGGCGCACCTTCCAGATCCCGCGTCCACTCGGGCGGATGACCGTGCTGGAGAACGTGCTCGTCTACGCCCACGATCAGCCGGGCGAAAGGCTCGCCCGCGTGTTCACGGCGCCGAAGCGCGTGAGGGCCGAGGAGAACCACGCGCGCGAGCGCGCGCATGCGTTGCTCGAGTCCGTGGAGCTCGCGCATCTCGCGGCCGCGCGGGCGGAGACGCTTTCCGGCGGCCAGAAGAAGCTGCTCGAGCTCGCGCGAGCGCTCATGAGCGATCCCCGCATCATCCTGCTCGACGAACCCGGCGCCGGCGTGAACCCGACGCTGATGCGGTCGCTCGTCGAGGCGATCCAGGCGCTCCGGGCGGCCGGGCGGACGTTCCTCCTGATCGAGCACGACATGGATCTCGTCACCGAGCTCTGCGATCCGGTCATCGTGATGGCCCAGGGGCGCAAGCTCATGGAGGCCCCGTTCGCGGAGGTCCGGCACGATGCGCGGGTGCTCGAAGCCTATCTCGGGACAGCCCGGTGA